From a single Fusobacterium ulcerans ATCC 49185 genomic region:
- a CDS encoding amidohydrolase: MDIKKLAEKYDDYIIEQRRYFHQNPELSFEEKETTQALKKQLENMGIEVTTFDDYYGLVGIIRGGKKSGKTVMLRADIDALPIEEHADVSFASTNGKMHACGHDCHMAMLLGAVKILNEIKDELDGDVKILFQSAEESCYGAKYYVEKGILDDVDAVFGMHIWGTLDAPYFNLEAGGRMASCDNFKITVKGTSAHGSAPHLGHDAIVAAASMIMNLQTFVSRMNDPLNTLVLSIGTFKGGQRFNIIPNHVEMEGTIRTYSRELRKKMEANIKAIIENVANIFGCDVELEYDAFPNPVINEHKDLNRLAHDAAVKLYGEESLTTMPKLTGSEDFAYFMDKVPGFFGFLGCANEEIGACYSNHNDKFKVDETVLHRGSALYAQFAVDFLAEKSKNEGGNK; the protein is encoded by the coding sequence ATGGATATAAAAAAACTTGCTGAAAAATATGATGATTATATCATTGAGCAAAGAAGGTATTTTCATCAGAACCCAGAATTATCTTTTGAAGAAAAAGAAACTACTCAAGCCTTGAAAAAACAGCTTGAAAATATGGGAATAGAAGTTACTACTTTTGATGACTACTACGGTCTTGTAGGTATAATCCGTGGTGGAAAAAAATCAGGAAAAACTGTAATGCTTAGAGCTGATATCGATGCTCTTCCTATAGAAGAACATGCTGATGTTTCTTTTGCTTCTACAAATGGAAAAATGCATGCTTGTGGACATGACTGTCATATGGCTATGTTATTAGGGGCTGTTAAAATATTAAATGAAATAAAAGATGAACTTGATGGAGATGTTAAAATATTATTCCAATCAGCAGAAGAATCTTGTTATGGAGCTAAATACTATGTAGAAAAAGGAATTCTTGATGATGTTGATGCTGTATTTGGTATGCATATCTGGGGAACCCTAGATGCTCCATATTTCAATCTGGAAGCTGGTGGAAGAATGGCTTCTTGTGACAATTTTAAAATAACTGTAAAAGGTACAAGTGCTCATGGTTCTGCTCCTCATTTAGGACATGATGCTATTGTTGCTGCTGCTTCAATGATAATGAACCTTCAAACTTTTGTAAGTAGAATGAATGATCCTCTAAATACTCTGGTACTTTCTATTGGTACTTTTAAAGGGGGACAAAGATTCAACATAATTCCTAATCATGTGGAAATGGAAGGAACTATACGTACTTACTCAAGAGAATTGAGAAAAAAAATGGAAGCAAATATAAAAGCAATCATTGAAAATGTAGCTAATATTTTTGGTTGTGATGTGGAGTTAGAATACGACGCTTTCCCTAACCCTGTTATCAATGAACATAAGGATTTAAACAGGCTTGCTCATGATGCTGCTGTAAAACTATATGGTGAAGAATCTCTTACTACTATGCCTAAGCTTACTGGATCAGAGGACTTCGCATATTTTATGGATAAAGTTCCTGGATTTTTTGGATTCTTAGGATGTGCAAATGAAGAAATAGGAGCTTGTTATTCTAATCATAATGACAAGTTTAAAGTGGATGAAACTGTACTGCACAGAGGTTCTGCCCTATATGCTCAATTTGCAGTTGACTTCCTTGCTGAAAAATCTAAAAATGAGGGAGGGAATAAATAA
- a CDS encoding uracil-DNA glycosylase family protein: MMINEEVGELWETIKFEVEGLGNNYGEGADRKLLIGSGNKDASVLFIGDDPDLYQNEDLKVASGSSGEFLIKLCDIEGILPDEYYITTLAKKDCKFREYMEDDQNELLEMLDMQIALINPKIVVALGPEAARALLKRDVKIGEERGKFIQWIGGIKLLLTYDVNFVKKSRNDSGKKSKVAIEFWSDLKLLKEEMSKGYGEEEY, from the coding sequence ATAATGATAAATGAAGAAGTAGGAGAACTTTGGGAAACAATAAAGTTTGAAGTTGAAGGTCTTGGAAATAATTATGGAGAGGGAGCTGACAGGAAACTTCTCATAGGAAGTGGAAATAAAGATGCCTCAGTCCTTTTTATAGGAGATGACCCAGATCTTTATCAAAATGAAGATTTGAAAGTTGCTTCTGGTTCTAGTGGAGAATTTCTTATAAAATTATGTGATATAGAAGGAATACTTCCAGATGAATATTACATAACTACACTTGCTAAAAAAGACTGTAAATTTAGAGAATATATGGAAGATGATCAAAATGAATTATTGGAAATGCTGGATATGCAGATAGCTCTTATAAATCCAAAAATAGTTGTAGCTTTAGGTCCGGAAGCAGCTAGAGCTCTTCTTAAAAGGGATGTAAAGATAGGGGAGGAAAGAGGAAAGTTTATACAATGGATTGGAGGAATAAAACTTTTACTTACTTATGATGTAAATTTTGTAAAAAAGTCTAGAAATGACAGTGGTAAAAAATCAAAAGTAGCCATAGAATTCTGGAGTGACCTTAAACTTTTGAAAGAGGAGATGTCAAAAGGGTATGGAGAAGAAGAATATTAG
- a CDS encoding 5-formyltetrahydrofolate cyclo-ligase: protein MEKKNIRNYIRGKRELLSFFEVEETSEKITEALLESSYFQKAETVMSYMSFKNEVDTHEINKAILRAGKKLILPRTVGNENMEAVEYGKGFQKGTMGIEEPIGDKYTGKIDLIIVPGVAFDKEGNRIGFGKGYYDRFLEDYPDSIKASLAYEFQIVEKIEAEKHDKKVDIIFLKNNLIEAKKY, encoded by the coding sequence ATGGAGAAGAAGAATATTAGAAATTATATAAGAGGAAAAAGAGAATTACTTTCATTTTTTGAAGTTGAAGAAACAAGTGAAAAAATAACAGAAGCATTATTGGAAAGCAGTTATTTTCAGAAAGCTGAAACAGTAATGAGCTATATGAGTTTTAAAAATGAAGTAGATACTCACGAAATAAATAAGGCCATATTGAGAGCAGGGAAAAAGCTTATACTTCCAAGAACAGTGGGAAATGAAAATATGGAGGCTGTAGAATATGGAAAAGGTTTTCAAAAAGGAACTATGGGTATAGAAGAGCCCATTGGAGATAAATATACTGGAAAAATAGATTTGATAATAGTTCCAGGGGTAGCTTTTGATAAAGAGGGAAATAGAATTGGATTTGGAAAAGGATATTATGATAGGTTTTTAGAAGATTATCCAGACTCAATAAAAGCATCTCTTGCATATGAATTTCAAATTGTAGAAAAAATAGAAGCTGAAAAACATGATAAAAAAGTAGATATCATTTTTTTAAAAAATAATTTGATTGAGGCTAAGAAATATTGA
- a CDS encoding threonine aldolase family protein — MISFKNDYSEGALPYVMEALLKTNMEQTVGYGEDEYTAQAVEAIKKSIKCEDCYVRLLVGGTQTNLLTIAHSLRPHEAVIAADTGHISVHEGGAIEATGHKVIELKTSGDGKLNVELVRKSVELHEDTHMVQPKMVYISNPTEIGTLYSKQELIDLFEYCKSKDLYLYIDGARLASALASEKNDLQLEDYPKYSDVFYIGGTKCGLLFGEALVIINKELRKSQFIRITKQKGATLAKGRLLGVQFAELFKGDNYYQVGKHSNEMAMTLKKAFLDKGFELKTDSYTNQQFPIFPIEMIEEIGKKYRYEFWEKVDDKNSAIRFVTSWATKKEHVDEFLKDFEELCKKYK; from the coding sequence ATGATAAGTTTTAAAAATGATTACAGTGAAGGGGCATTGCCATATGTAATGGAAGCTTTATTAAAAACAAATATGGAACAGACAGTTGGATATGGGGAAGATGAGTATACAGCTCAGGCTGTAGAAGCAATAAAAAAGAGTATAAAATGTGAGGATTGCTATGTACGTCTTTTGGTAGGAGGAACTCAAACAAATCTGCTTACAATAGCTCATTCTCTTCGTCCACATGAAGCAGTAATAGCAGCAGATACAGGACATATAAGTGTGCATGAAGGTGGAGCTATAGAAGCTACAGGACATAAGGTAATTGAATTAAAGACTTCAGGAGATGGAAAGTTAAATGTAGAATTAGTAAGAAAGTCTGTAGAACTTCATGAAGATACTCACATGGTACAGCCTAAAATGGTGTATATATCAAATCCTACAGAAATAGGAACTCTTTACAGCAAGCAAGAACTTATTGATCTTTTTGAATATTGCAAATCTAAAGATCTTTATTTATATATTGATGGAGCAAGGCTTGCATCAGCTCTGGCTTCTGAGAAAAATGATCTGCAGCTTGAAGATTATCCAAAGTATTCAGATGTTTTCTATATTGGAGGAACAAAATGTGGACTTCTATTTGGAGAGGCTTTAGTTATAATTAATAAAGAACTGAGAAAAAGTCAATTTATACGTATTACAAAGCAAAAAGGAGCTACTCTAGCAAAAGGAAGACTTTTAGGTGTACAATTTGCTGAATTATTTAAAGGTGACAATTATTATCAAGTAGGAAAACATTCTAATGAAATGGCCATGACATTGAAAAAAGCATTTTTAGATAAAGGATTTGAATTGAAAACAGATTCATATACAAATCAGCAATTTCCAATATTTCCAATAGAAATGATAGAAGAAATAGGTAAAAAATATAGATATGAATTCTGGGAAAAGGTAGATGATAAAAATTCTGCTATACGTTTTGTAACATCTTGGGCAACTAAGAAAGAGCATGTAGATGAATTTTTAAAAGACTTTGAAGAATTATGCAAAAAATATAAATAA
- a CDS encoding ABC transporter substrate-binding protein: protein MKKKLSMIFLLLAMVLLSVNIYAETSVTVAQNADAKTLDPTASNDVPSHRVTLQIYDNLVDRDHGKLVPGLAESWTQVDPLTLDVKIRKNIKFHNGDPLTVGDVVFSLQKAKEAPSMMSFYSDIDKIEAVDDETVRITTKKPFGPLVNYLAHKGAGIMSEKVVKAAGDNYGQHPVGTGPFMFDSWISADRIVLKANPNYYKGKPAIDTLIFRVIPEGVNRTIALETKEADIAYDIDPIDHDMVRNHSNLTLLQKSALTMNYLGFNTEKAPFNKKEVRQAIAYAIDMDSMIGAVYLGAASKANSPVSPDVFGYNKDTKGYEYNVAKAKELLAQAGYPNGFKAKIWTNDNGIRKDTAVILQDQLKQIGIDASIEILEWGSYLDRLIRKEHDMFLLGWTPSPDADSALYAVFHSKNHGSAGNRTYYTNARVDELLDKGRETTVEADRIESYKEAQNIIMDEVPLIPLVYPDNNVGMQKTIKGFELDPENQHNIYPVSK, encoded by the coding sequence ATGAAAAAAAAGTTATCAATGATATTTCTTTTATTAGCAATGGTTTTGTTATCAGTAAATATTTATGCTGAAACAAGTGTGACAGTTGCTCAGAATGCAGATGCAAAAACATTAGATCCAACAGCATCTAATGATGTTCCTTCTCACAGAGTAACTCTTCAGATATATGATAATCTAGTAGATAGAGATCATGGAAAACTTGTTCCTGGATTGGCAGAAAGTTGGACACAAGTTGACCCTTTAACACTAGATGTAAAAATCAGAAAAAATATAAAATTTCATAATGGAGATCCATTAACTGTTGGAGATGTTGTATTTAGTCTTCAAAAAGCTAAAGAGGCTCCAAGTATGATGAGTTTCTATTCTGATATAGATAAAATAGAAGCTGTTGATGATGAAACAGTAAGAATAACAACTAAGAAGCCTTTTGGACCACTTGTTAATTATCTAGCTCATAAAGGAGCAGGGATAATGAGTGAAAAAGTAGTGAAAGCTGCTGGGGATAACTATGGACAACATCCAGTTGGAACAGGACCATTTATGTTTGATTCTTGGATATCAGCTGACAGAATAGTTTTAAAAGCAAATCCTAATTATTATAAAGGAAAACCAGCAATAGATACATTAATATTTAGAGTAATTCCAGAAGGAGTAAACAGAACAATAGCTCTAGAAACAAAAGAAGCAGATATTGCCTATGATATAGATCCTATTGATCATGATATGGTAAGAAATCATTCTAATCTTACTCTTCTTCAAAAATCAGCTTTAACAATGAATTATTTAGGATTTAATACAGAGAAAGCTCCTTTTAATAAAAAAGAAGTAAGACAAGCAATAGCCTATGCAATAGATATGGACAGTATGATTGGAGCAGTATATCTAGGAGCAGCTTCTAAAGCAAATTCACCAGTATCTCCAGATGTATTTGGATATAATAAAGATACTAAAGGCTATGAATATAATGTGGCTAAAGCTAAAGAACTTTTGGCACAAGCAGGATATCCAAATGGATTTAAAGCAAAAATATGGACTAATGATAATGGGATTAGAAAAGATACTGCAGTTATTTTACAAGATCAATTAAAACAAATAGGAATAGATGCCTCAATAGAAATTTTGGAATGGGGTTCTTATTTAGATAGACTAATAAGAAAAGAACATGATATGTTTTTATTGGGATGGACACCAAGTCCAGATGCTGATTCAGCTTTATATGCAGTTTTCCATTCTAAAAATCATGGAAGCGCTGGAAATAGAACTTATTATACAAATGCGAGAGTAGATGAACTTCTTGACAAAGGAAGAGAAACTACTGTAGAAGCAGACAGAATAGAAAGTTATAAAGAAGCTCAAAATATAATTATGGATGAAGTTCCATTAATTCCATTAGTTTATCCAGATAATAATGTTGGAATGCAGAAAACTATAAAAGGATTTGAACTTGATCCTGAAAATCAACATAATATTTATCCAGTAAGTAAATAA
- a CDS encoding glutathione ABC transporter substrate-binding protein — MRKKIFTILMFMMIALFSFNAVYAETTVVVAQNADAKSMDPTASNDVPSHRVYLNIYDTLIERDTNMKLVPALAESWEQVDPLTLVLHLRKDVKFHNGDPLKASDVVFSLTRAKEAPSLMSFFYDVDKIEAVDDNTVKITTKKPFGPLTNYLAHKGAAILNEKAVKAAGNDYGQQPVGTGPFIFDSWRSGDRVTLKANPNYFKGKPAIDTLVFRVIPEGVNRTISLETKEADIAYDIDPVDLRMVKEHPDLNLIQEPAMNINYLGFNTKKAPFDNKLVRQAIAYAVDRQSIIDAVYLGAANEANSPVSPSVFGYSKDAKKYSFDVAKAKELLAQAGYPNGFKTKIWLNDNTVRRDIAVILQDQLKQIGIDLQIEILEWGSYLDRLARGEHDMFLLGWTSSPDSDSALYALFHSKNHGSSGNRTYFTNSRMDQLLDLGRESTVPEDRIKYYKEAQDIVQEEVPMLVLVYPYDNVGLQKTIKGFILDAESEHRLIHVSK; from the coding sequence ATGAGAAAGAAAATATTTACAATTTTGATGTTTATGATGATTGCTTTATTTAGTTTTAATGCAGTTTATGCTGAAACTACTGTAGTTGTAGCACAAAATGCAGATGCAAAAAGTATGGATCCAACTGCTTCAAATGACGTTCCATCGCATAGAGTATATCTTAATATTTATGATACTTTGATAGAAAGAGATACTAATATGAAACTTGTTCCAGCATTAGCAGAAAGCTGGGAACAGGTAGATCCATTAACTTTAGTATTACATTTGAGAAAAGATGTTAAATTTCATAATGGTGATCCATTAAAAGCTTCAGATGTTGTATTTAGTTTAACTAGAGCTAAGGAAGCTCCAAGTTTAATGAGTTTCTTTTATGATGTGGATAAAATAGAAGCTGTAGATGATAATACAGTTAAAATAACAACAAAAAAACCTTTTGGTCCATTGACAAATTATCTAGCTCATAAAGGTGCTGCTATTTTAAATGAAAAAGCAGTAAAAGCGGCAGGAAATGATTATGGACAACAACCAGTAGGAACAGGACCGTTTATTTTTGATTCTTGGAGATCAGGAGATAGAGTTACTCTAAAAGCAAACCCTAATTATTTTAAAGGAAAACCAGCAATAGATACATTAGTTTTTAGAGTTATTCCAGAAGGAGTAAACAGAACAATATCTTTAGAAACAAAAGAAGCAGATATTGCTTATGATATAGATCCTGTTGATTTAAGAATGGTTAAAGAACATCCAGATCTGAATCTTATTCAAGAGCCAGCAATGAATATAAATTATCTTGGATTTAATACTAAAAAAGCTCCTTTTGATAATAAACTTGTAAGACAGGCAATAGCTTATGCTGTAGATAGACAGAGTATTATAGATGCAGTATATTTAGGAGCAGCTAATGAAGCTAATTCTCCAGTATCACCTAGTGTATTTGGATATAGTAAAGATGCTAAAAAATATTCTTTTGATGTAGCTAAAGCTAAGGAACTTTTAGCACAAGCAGGATATCCAAATGGATTTAAAACAAAAATATGGTTAAATGATAATACTGTAAGAAGAGATATAGCTGTTATTCTTCAAGATCAATTAAAACAAATTGGGATAGATCTTCAAATAGAAATATTAGAATGGGGTTCATATCTTGATAGATTGGCAAGAGGAGAACATGACATGTTCTTATTAGGATGGACTTCAAGTCCAGATTCTGATTCAGCTTTGTATGCTTTATTCCACTCTAAAAATCATGGAAGTTCAGGAAATAGAACATATTTTACTAATTCAAGAATGGATCAACTTCTTGATCTTGGAAGAGAAAGTACAGTTCCAGAAGATAGAATTAAGTATTATAAAGAAGCTCAGGATATAGTTCAGGAAGAAGTTCCAATGTTAGTTCTTGTATATCCATATGACAATGTAGGTTTACAAAAAACAATAAAAGGATTTATACTTGATGCTGAAAGTGAGCATCGTTTGATACATGTAAGTAAATAA
- a CDS encoding S66 family peptidase — protein sequence MIKPKRLKKGDKIAIVSLSWGGLGDENFIHKFYIAKERLEKDFGLEVICMPNALKGSKFIAQHPELRAKDLMDAFLDKTISAIFCAIGGEDTIRILPYIDLEIIKNNPKIFMGYSDSTINHFMMYKAGLISFYGPSIMCEFGEYIKMFDYTQSAVNDVLFGEWNKYPLLPSPEWTDDYILWEESNINTSHVMKKDIHGYEVINGFGIVKGHLLGGCIDVFMMANCTEIWPSLKEWKNSILFIETSEDKPSPEFIKWTLRNLAAQGILKELSGIIVGKPQGEVFYEEYKTAIKDVVVNEEKLVKLPIFYNINFGHAKPIGIIPYGIIAELNCEEKIITFLENPTVQ from the coding sequence ATGATAAAGCCAAAAAGGTTAAAAAAAGGTGATAAGATTGCTATTGTTAGTCTTTCATGGGGCGGGCTAGGAGATGAAAACTTTATTCATAAATTTTATATTGCAAAAGAGAGATTGGAAAAAGATTTTGGATTAGAAGTTATTTGTATGCCCAATGCACTAAAAGGCAGCAAATTTATAGCTCAACATCCAGAACTGAGAGCTAAAGATTTAATGGATGCCTTTTTGGATAAGACAATTTCAGCCATCTTTTGTGCTATCGGAGGAGAAGATACAATACGTATACTCCCATATATTGATTTAGAAATCATAAAAAATAATCCTAAAATATTTATGGGATATTCTGATAGTACAATAAATCATTTTATGATGTATAAAGCAGGACTTATATCATTTTATGGGCCTTCCATAATGTGTGAGTTTGGTGAATATATAAAAATGTTTGATTATACTCAAAGTGCGGTTAATGATGTATTGTTTGGAGAGTGGAATAAATATCCTCTTCTCCCAAGTCCCGAGTGGACAGATGATTATATTTTGTGGGAAGAAAGTAATATAAATACATCACATGTAATGAAAAAAGATATACATGGCTATGAAGTTATAAATGGTTTTGGAATTGTAAAAGGACATCTTTTAGGGGGATGTATTGATGTATTTATGATGGCTAATTGCACAGAAATCTGGCCATCTTTAAAAGAGTGGAAAAACTCAATATTATTCATTGAAACAAGTGAGGATAAACCATCACCAGAATTTATAAAATGGACTTTGAGAAACCTTGCTGCCCAAGGAATATTAAAAGAATTAAGTGGTATTATTGTAGGAAAACCACAAGGTGAAGTATTTTATGAAGAATATAAAACAGCAATTAAAGATGTTGTAGTTAATGAAGAAAAATTAGTGAAACTTCCAATTTTTTATAATATAAACTTTGGGCATGCTAAACCAATAGGAATAATTCCATATGGAATTATAGCAGAGTTAAATTGTGAAGAAAAAATAATAACCTTTTTAGAAAATCCAACAGTGCAATAA
- a CDS encoding MBL fold metallo-hydrolase encodes MKVSILGSGSSGNSIFVENDGIKLLVDAGFSCKKIEEKLKCIDRNINEIDALLITHEHTDHIQGAGIISRKYDIPIYITPESYAAGEVKLGKISDKNLKLITKDFFLKDGIKVRPFDVMHDAERTIGYRLETECGKRMAISTDIGYVSNTVREYFKEVDIMVIECNYDYNMLMKCSYPWDLKARVKGRNGHLSNNDAAKFIKDMYTERLRKVYLAHISKDSNNYDIVKNTIRDELLTNNIKLDFEIAMQDKVTDVFEL; translated from the coding sequence ATGAAAGTTTCAATTTTAGGAAGCGGAAGTAGTGGAAACTCTATTTTTGTAGAGAATGATGGGATCAAGCTTTTAGTTGATGCAGGGTTCAGTTGCAAAAAAATAGAGGAAAAATTAAAATGTATAGACAGAAATATAAATGAAATAGATGCTCTATTGATAACACATGAACATACAGATCACATACAGGGAGCAGGGATAATATCAAGAAAATATGATATTCCAATATATATAACTCCTGAAAGCTATGCTGCAGGAGAAGTTAAACTGGGAAAAATTTCTGATAAAAATCTGAAACTTATAACAAAGGACTTTTTTCTAAAAGATGGAATAAAAGTACGCCCTTTTGATGTGATGCATGATGCAGAAAGAACTATAGGATATAGATTGGAAACTGAATGTGGTAAAAGAATGGCTATATCAACAGATATAGGATATGTGAGCAATACAGTAAGAGAATATTTTAAAGAAGTGGATATAATGGTTATTGAATGCAATTATGACTATAATATGCTTATGAAATGCAGTTATCCATGGGATTTAAAAGCAAGAGTAAAAGGAAGAAATGGACATCTTTCAAATAATGATGCAGCTAAGTTCATAAAAGATATGTATACTGAAAGATTGAGAAAGGTGTATCTTGCTCATATCAGTAAAGACAGTAATAATTATGATATAGTAAAAAATACTATAAGAGATGAATTGCTAACAAATAACATAAAGCTTGATTTTGAAATAGCTATGCAGGACAAAGTAACTGATGTCTTTGAGTTGTAA